In Triticum aestivum cultivar Chinese Spring chromosome 5B, IWGSC CS RefSeq v2.1, whole genome shotgun sequence, the following proteins share a genomic window:
- the LOC123111227 gene encoding protein AATF isoform X2, with protein sequence MAPLAPKRRKAAPSPSPPLSEASSDSGSDSDLNLHDNSDPEDGFFSARRAADDGDQDFSASDEEIDHEEESDNEEENDGEMGELEEEYRTLQANQQSILQTLKQHRDDDVSRGQAVKNQKALWDKTLEMRFLLQKAFTTSNKLPKDPTKSRFCSHDQEIEQAYVDLLDSSKQTLGSMLELQEALLERNQAAKGVKDALPNSTGEDDEWLQMQKVQIRMTLFRNTEIDKWQRKTQVTTGAAALKGKLHAFNQNISDQVAGYMRDPSRMINRMYLRKSDVGVFGESAAQPATAVEGKDVEGDPELIDDSEFYHQLLKEFLESCDTGASESAFYALRKKQHKKRKLVDRRASKSRKIRYSVHEKIANFMAPVPMTVPPMASKLFENLFGMGNQKAPAL encoded by the exons ATGGCGCCACTCGCACCCAAGCGCCGCAAGGCAGCaccttccccttcccctccccttTCGGAGGCTTCTTCCGACTCCGGCAGCGACTCCGACCTCAACCTCCACGACAACTCCGACCCAGAGGACGgcttcttctccgcaaggagggcTGCCGATGACGGCGACCAAGATTTCTCTGCC AGCGACGAGGAGATCGACcatgaggaggagagcgacaatGAAGAGGAGAATGATGGTGAGATGGGGGAGCTCGAGGAGGAGTATCGCACCCTCCAGGCCAACCAACA AAGCATTCTTCAGACCTTGAAACAGCATAGGGATGATGATGTCTCGAGAGGCCAGGCAGTCAAAAACCAAAAG GCGCTATGGGATAAGACCCTGGAAATGAGATTCTTGCTGCAAAAGGCATTTACCACTTCAAACAAGCTTCCCAAG GATCCCACCAAGTCAAGGTTCTGCAGTCACGATCAGGAGATCGAGCAAGCATATGTTGATCTGTTGGACTCATCGAAACAGACTCTTGGCTCCATGCTTGAGCTGCAGGAG GCTTTACTAGAGCGGAACCAGGCCGCAAAGGGTGTGAAAG ATGCTTTGCCTAATTCAACTGGAGAGGATGACGAGTGGTTGCAAATGCAGAAAGTGCAGATAAG AATGACCCTGTTCAGAAATACTGAGATAGATAAATGGCAGAGGAAAACACAGGTCACAACTGGCGCTGCTGCACTGAAAGGAAAGTTGCACGCATTTAATCAG AACATAAGTGACCAAGTTGCTGGTTATATGAGGGACCCAAGCAGGATGATTAACAGGATGTACCTGCGGAAATCTGATGTTGGTGTATTTGGGGAG AGTGCAGCACAGCCTGCTACTGCTGTGGAG GGCAAAGACGTGGAAGGTGATCCTGAACTCATCGATGATTCTGAATTTTATCATCAACTTCTCAAGGAGTTTCTCGAGTCATGTGATACGGGGGCATCTG AATCCGCATTTTACGCTCTGAGGAAGAAGCAGCACAAGAAGAGAAAACTTGTTGACCGCCGTGCTTCAAAGAGTAGAAAGATAAG GTACAGTGTCCACGAGAAGATTGCTAATTTCATGGCCCCAGTACCGATGACAGTTCCTCCGATGGCTTCAAAattgtttgagaatttatttggaaTGGGCAACCAAAAGGCCCCTGCTCTCTGA
- the LOC123111227 gene encoding protein AATF isoform X1, with product MAPLAPKRRKAAPSPSPPLSEASSDSGSDSDLNLHDNSDPEDGFFSARRAADDGDQDFSASDEEIDHEEESDNEEENDGEMGELEEEYRTLQANQQSILQTLKQHRDDDVSRGQAVKNQKALWDKTLEMRFLLQKAFTTSNKLPKDPTKSRFCSHDQEIEQAYVDLLDSSKQTLGSMLELQEALLERNQAAKGVKVTDALPNSTGEDDEWLQMQKVQIRMTLFRNTEIDKWQRKTQVTTGAAALKGKLHAFNQNISDQVAGYMRDPSRMINRMYLRKSDVGVFGESAAQPATAVEGKDVEGDPELIDDSEFYHQLLKEFLESCDTGASESAFYALRKKQHKKRKLVDRRASKSRKIRYSVHEKIANFMAPVPMTVPPMASKLFENLFGMGNQKAPAL from the exons ATGGCGCCACTCGCACCCAAGCGCCGCAAGGCAGCaccttccccttcccctccccttTCGGAGGCTTCTTCCGACTCCGGCAGCGACTCCGACCTCAACCTCCACGACAACTCCGACCCAGAGGACGgcttcttctccgcaaggagggcTGCCGATGACGGCGACCAAGATTTCTCTGCC AGCGACGAGGAGATCGACcatgaggaggagagcgacaatGAAGAGGAGAATGATGGTGAGATGGGGGAGCTCGAGGAGGAGTATCGCACCCTCCAGGCCAACCAACA AAGCATTCTTCAGACCTTGAAACAGCATAGGGATGATGATGTCTCGAGAGGCCAGGCAGTCAAAAACCAAAAG GCGCTATGGGATAAGACCCTGGAAATGAGATTCTTGCTGCAAAAGGCATTTACCACTTCAAACAAGCTTCCCAAG GATCCCACCAAGTCAAGGTTCTGCAGTCACGATCAGGAGATCGAGCAAGCATATGTTGATCTGTTGGACTCATCGAAACAGACTCTTGGCTCCATGCTTGAGCTGCAGGAG GCTTTACTAGAGCGGAACCAGGCCGCAAAGGGTGTGAAAG TGACAGATGCTTTGCCTAATTCAACTGGAGAGGATGACGAGTGGTTGCAAATGCAGAAAGTGCAGATAAG AATGACCCTGTTCAGAAATACTGAGATAGATAAATGGCAGAGGAAAACACAGGTCACAACTGGCGCTGCTGCACTGAAAGGAAAGTTGCACGCATTTAATCAG AACATAAGTGACCAAGTTGCTGGTTATATGAGGGACCCAAGCAGGATGATTAACAGGATGTACCTGCGGAAATCTGATGTTGGTGTATTTGGGGAG AGTGCAGCACAGCCTGCTACTGCTGTGGAG GGCAAAGACGTGGAAGGTGATCCTGAACTCATCGATGATTCTGAATTTTATCATCAACTTCTCAAGGAGTTTCTCGAGTCATGTGATACGGGGGCATCTG AATCCGCATTTTACGCTCTGAGGAAGAAGCAGCACAAGAAGAGAAAACTTGTTGACCGCCGTGCTTCAAAGAGTAGAAAGATAAG GTACAGTGTCCACGAGAAGATTGCTAATTTCATGGCCCCAGTACCGATGACAGTTCCTCCGATGGCTTCAAAattgtttgagaatttatttggaaTGGGCAACCAAAAGGCCCCTGCTCTCTGA